In Pyrus communis chromosome 8, drPyrComm1.1, whole genome shotgun sequence, one genomic interval encodes:
- the LOC137742057 gene encoding ubiquitin-conjugating enzyme E2 35: MANSNLPRRIIKETQRLLSEPAPGISASPSEDNMRYFNVMILGPTQSPYEGGVFKLELFLPEEYPMAAPKVRFLTKIYHPNIDKLGRICLDILKDKWSPALQIRTVLLSIQALLSAPNPDDPLSENIAKHWKSNEAEAVETAKEWTRLYASGV; the protein is encoded by the exons ATGGCGAACAGTAATCTTCCCCGACGAATCATCAAG GAAACTCAACGTCTCCTCAGTGAACCTG CTCCGGGAATTAGTGCTTCACCGTCAGAAGACAATATGCGATATTTCAATGTGATGATCCTTGGCCCGACACAATCTCCTTATGAAG gAGGAGTTTTCAAGTTGGAACTCTTTTTGCCTGAAGAATATCCAATGGCTGCTCCAAAG GTTCGATTTCTCACCAAAATTTATCATCCTAACATTGACAAG CTGGGAAGGATATGCCTAGATATTTTGAAAGATAAGTGGAGTCCTGCTCTCCAGATTCGAACTGTACTTTTGAG TATTCAGGCACTTTTGAGTGCCCCAAACCCCGATGATCCACTCTCAGAGAACATCGCAAAGCATTGGAAATCAAATGAGGCCGAAGCTGTTGAAACAG CCAAGGAATGGACCCGTTTATATGCAAGCGGTGTGTAA